GAGCACCCGACCGGCTGGGTGGCCAACCACGCCGTGGCCACCGGCCGTAACTCGGTCTACGTCGTCGGGAAGACCAACGACCCGCAGTCGCCCACGGCCACCATGGCCGCCCGCTGGACCGGCGGCCGCTGGCAGTCGCTTCCCGCGCCCCCGTTCGGCGAGGCGAACGCCGCGGGCGCGGACGGCGCCGGACGGCCGTGGATCGCCGGCTGGGCCCCGGGCAACCCCCATGCCGTACTGGCGCGTTGGACCGGTACGGCGTGGGCGACCGAGGAGCTGCCCGCCGAGGTCACCGAGCACAGCGAGATGTCCACGGTGCTCGGTATCGCGGGCGTCCCCGGGACGAAGGGCGTGCTCGCGGCGGGGACGGCCGGCTGCGCGAGCGATCCCGTCCAGTGCGGGGTGCTGGTCTCACGCGACCTGGGCTGACTCCGCGCCCGTGCCCGCCCGGGTACGGGTCGCGTACGCCTGGACGACGACCCCCTCGTCGTCCAGGCAACGCCCCGTCTCCAGGTCGAAGCGCTGCTTCAGCAGCGGGGAGGCGACGAACGGCCGCCCGCCCGTCGAGCCCAGCAGCCCCCGGGAGAGGACATACGCCCCGGTGAACGGGTCGCGGTTGGCGACCGCGTACACGCGCCCCGAGCGGTCCAGGAAGACCGCCACCTGGGCGCCGTCCGGCAGCAGGGCGGCCACCCCGCGCCCGGGGGTGAGGTCGGTCAGCTCGCAGACGGTGAACCATCGCTGGTCGACGAGGAGTTCCACGCGGACCGCGGTCCGCTCGGCCGCCATGGGCGTCATGGGCGTCGTGGGTGCCATGGTCATCGGCTGGCAGTCCCTTCGAGAGTACGGACGGGGAGGGTGGGCCCTGACAGGATCGTCAGGTCCGGCTTGACCTGGTCGCGCTCGGGCACGAACTTCACCGTCGGGTCGGGCGCGCCCGGTGCGTTGACGAAGGAGACGAAGCGCCGCAGCCGCTCCGGGTCGCCCAGGGTCTCGGCCCACTCGTCGCGGTAGCCGGTCACATGGTCGGCCATCATCGCCTCGAGCTCGGCACCCAGCCCGAGCGAGTCCTCGACCACCACCTCGCGGACGTGGTCCAGACCGCCCTCGATCCGCTCCAGCCAGGCCGAGGTGCGCTCCAGACGGTCCGCGGTGCGGATGTAGAACATCAGGAACCGGTCGATGAGCCGGATCAGCTCCTTGTCGTCCAGGTCCTGGGCGAGCAGATCGGCGTGGCGCGGGTCGGCCCCGCCGTTGCCGCCCACATAGAGGTTCCAGCCGTTGGACGTGGCGATCACGCCGAAGTCCTTGCCGCGTGCCTCGGCGCATTCGCGGGCACAGCCGGAGACGGCCGACTTGAGCTTGTGCGGTGAGCGCAGCCCCCGGTAGCGCAGCTCCAGGTCGATGGCCATCCGGACCGAGTCCTGCACTCCGTAGCGGCACCAGGTCTGGCCCACGCACGACTTCACGGTGCGCAGCGCCTTGCCGTACGCGTGGCCCGACTCGAAACCGGCCTCCACCAGCCGCGTCCAGATCAGCGGGAGCTGGTCCACCCGGGCGCCGAAGAGGTCGATCCGCTGACCTCCGGTGATCTTCGTATAGAGCCCGAAGTCCCGGGCCACCTCGCCGATCACGATCAGCTTCTCCGGGGTGATCTCCCCGCCGGGGATCCGGGGGACGATCGAATACGACCCGTTGCGCTGGAGGTTGGCCAGGAAGTGGTCGTTGGTGTCCTGGAGGGCCGCCTGCTCGCCGTCCAGCACATAGCCGCTCGCGCCCAGGGTGGGGGCCAG
This genomic interval from Streptomyces asiaticus contains the following:
- the nirD gene encoding nitrite reductase small subunit NirD — protein: MTMAPTTPMTPMAAERTAVRVELLVDQRWFTVCELTDLTPGRGVAALLPDGAQVAVFLDRSGRVYAVANRDPFTGAYVLSRGLLGSTGGRPFVASPLLKQRFDLETGRCLDDEGVVVQAYATRTRAGTGAESAQVA